TACTTTTACTTTCAAAATCGTACTTGTGACAAAATCTGCCTCATCCAAATCGGCCTTACAGGAAAAAGAAGGAATTTCAGCTCCTGAAATTGTCAATATTGCCTCTGCAGCGCAACTGAAAAAACTGCGCAGCCGGCCTATTTCCGCCGAAACCTTAACCAAGGGTATCGTAAGCGGTGCAATCCCGGCACTCAGCCAGGCCATTACACTTATAGAAAGTACAAATCCCAACCATCTCGAGAAAGCCAATCAGGTTATTACAGCCTGTCTCCCCTATTCCAATAAATCGGTTCGCATTGGCATCACCGGTGTACCGGGTGTCGGAAAAAGTACCTTTATAGAAGCTTTTGGAAAATACCTGACCGGAATGGGCAAAAAAGTGGCGGTTCTGGCTGTAGATCCGAGCAGTACGATTTCTCATGGCAGTATCCTGGGCGATAAAACCCGTATGGAAGAATTAGTCAAAGATCCGAATGCCTATATCCGACCGTCGGCTTCGGGAGAAACACTCGGAGGTGTGGCCCGAAAAACACGGGAGACCATTATCCTTTGTGAAGCAGCAGGATTTGATACTATTATTATCGAAACGGTGGGTGTCGGCCAAAGCGAAACTGCCGTTCACAGTATGGTTGACTTTTTCCTGCTCCTCAAAATTGCTGGTGCGGGAGATGAATTACAAGGCATCAAACGTGGGATTATGGAGATGGCCGATGCTATTGTGATCAATAAAGCGGATGGTGATAATATTAAAAAGGCACAATATGCCAAAACGGAATTCAACAGGGCACTGCATTTATTTCCTGCCAAAAAATCGGGATGGACACCAACGGTAACCACCTGTAGTTCCATTACCCATGAAGGTATTACTACCGTATGGGATACTATTTCCGCTTTCCTGGAACTCACTGCAGCCAATCACTATTTTGAAGAAAAACGGGCCGGGCAAAATCAATACTGGCTTATGGAAACCATAAACGAGCAACTGAAACAACATTTTTATACCGATACCAATATCATGGCTTCCCTGGAATCCTACAAAAAAGCGGTGCAAAACAATGAAATATCACCATTTGCAGCCGCCAGTGTGTTGTTGGAAAAATACTTTAAATAGTATCGATTTTAGTTCGCTTACTCTTCGTAACGTTCCATTTCCCTGTCATAAAATTCATTGGCAAGGGTAATTAGGTTTTCCATTTCCGCATTCAATTCATTTTCATCCAGATCTTCCGGTTCTTCCAGAATCTCTACTTCATCATCTT
The Flavobacterium kingsejongi genome window above contains:
- the meaB gene encoding methylmalonyl Co-A mutase-associated GTPase MeaB; translated protein: MTKSASSKSALQEKEGISAPEIVNIASAAQLKKLRSRPISAETLTKGIVSGAIPALSQAITLIESTNPNHLEKANQVITACLPYSNKSVRIGITGVPGVGKSTFIEAFGKYLTGMGKKVAVLAVDPSSTISHGSILGDKTRMEELVKDPNAYIRPSASGETLGGVARKTRETIILCEAAGFDTIIIETVGVGQSETAVHSMVDFFLLLKIAGAGDELQGIKRGIMEMADAIVINKADGDNIKKAQYAKTEFNRALHLFPAKKSGWTPTVTTCSSITHEGITTVWDTISAFLELTAANHYFEEKRAGQNQYWLMETINEQLKQHFYTDTNIMASLESYKKAVQNNEISPFAAASVLLEKYFK